One region of Streptomyces sp. CG4 genomic DNA includes:
- a CDS encoding thioesterase II family protein — protein sequence MRVSPADDGLWCRRFTPAPDAAHRLVCFPHAGGSASYYVPVSAALSPRVDVIAVQYPGRQDRRNEPLVEDIGTLADQVHKALRGTEDRPLTFFGHSMGALVAFEVARRFEQEGSGPVRLFASGRRAPSRYRDENVHRRTDDGIIAEVKAMSGTDDRLLGDEELIRMFLPALRGDYRAVETYRSAPGATVGCPITALVGDSDPKTSVDEAEDWEKHTTGDFDLRILPGGHFYLNSRAADVLKILDEHFAAQAASQGI from the coding sequence GTGCGCGTTTCCCCCGCCGACGACGGCCTGTGGTGCCGGCGGTTCACCCCGGCTCCCGACGCCGCCCACCGACTGGTCTGCTTCCCCCACGCGGGAGGCTCGGCCAGCTACTACGTACCGGTCTCCGCGGCCCTCAGCCCGCGCGTCGACGTCATCGCGGTTCAGTACCCGGGCCGCCAGGACCGGCGCAACGAGCCATTGGTCGAGGACATCGGTACGCTCGCGGACCAGGTGCACAAGGCCCTGCGCGGCACGGAGGACCGCCCGCTGACCTTCTTCGGACACAGCATGGGCGCGCTCGTCGCCTTCGAGGTGGCCCGGCGGTTCGAGCAGGAGGGCAGCGGACCCGTACGGCTGTTCGCCTCGGGTCGGCGTGCCCCCTCCCGCTACCGCGACGAGAACGTCCATCGGCGCACCGACGACGGCATCATCGCCGAGGTCAAGGCGATGAGCGGCACCGACGACCGGCTGCTGGGCGACGAGGAACTGATCCGGATGTTCCTGCCCGCGCTGCGCGGCGACTACCGGGCGGTGGAGACCTACCGCAGTGCCCCGGGCGCAACGGTCGGCTGCCCGATCACCGCGCTGGTCGGTGACAGCGATCCCAAGACGTCCGTCGACGAGGCCGAGGACTGGGAGAAGCACACCACGGGGGACTTCGACCTGCGGATCCTGCCCGGCGGCCACTTCTACCTCAACAGCCGGGCCGCAGACGTGCTGAAGATTCTCGACGAGCACTTCGCCGCACAGGCCGCATCGCAGGGCATCTGA
- a CDS encoding 4'-phosphopantetheinyl transferase, with amino-acid sequence MTSLMRRLLPAAVEVTEVRGELVTPPLFPEEEAVVARAVDRRRREFATGRRCARLSLAALGFPAVPLLPGPRGEPGWPAGVVGAISHCDGYRVAAVARDTDLAALGVDAETHAPLPDGVLEAVSLPEERADLARLGRTAPEVPWDLLLFSAKESVFKVWFPLTRRPLGFEEARLRFTREPDTALGARGTFSARLLVPLPSGFAGAAGGGAEVAGRWLVAEGLVLTSVALAARLAGAGSRACDPADRAVAGVSGAPVQPGPSCPL; translated from the coding sequence ATGACTTCGCTGATGCGCCGGCTGCTGCCGGCCGCGGTGGAAGTGACCGAGGTCCGCGGCGAGTTGGTGACGCCCCCGCTGTTCCCGGAGGAGGAGGCGGTGGTGGCCCGGGCGGTGGACAGGCGCCGCCGGGAGTTCGCCACCGGCCGGCGGTGCGCCCGGCTGTCGCTGGCCGCGCTGGGATTTCCGGCGGTACCGCTGCTGCCCGGCCCGCGCGGCGAGCCCGGCTGGCCCGCGGGGGTGGTCGGTGCGATCTCCCACTGTGACGGCTACCGGGTGGCCGCGGTCGCCCGCGACACCGACCTGGCCGCGCTCGGCGTCGACGCCGAGACGCACGCCCCGCTGCCCGACGGTGTCCTGGAGGCGGTGTCGCTGCCCGAGGAGCGAGCCGACCTCGCCCGGCTGGGACGGACGGCACCGGAAGTGCCCTGGGATCTCCTGCTGTTCAGCGCGAAGGAGTCGGTGTTCAAGGTCTGGTTCCCGCTGACCCGCAGACCGCTCGGGTTCGAGGAGGCCCGGCTGCGCTTCACGCGCGAACCGGACACCGCGCTCGGCGCGCGGGGCACCTTCTCGGCCCGGCTGCTGGTGCCGCTGCCGTCCGGTTTCGCGGGTGCCGCCGGCGGCGGCGCCGAGGTCGCCGGGCGGTGGCTGGTCGCCGAGGGCCTGGTGCTGACCTCCGTGGCACTCGCGGCACGCCTTGCGGGGGCCGGCTCACGCGCCTGCGATCCGGCGGACCGGGCCGTGGCAGGGGTGTCCGGGGCACCCGTGCAACCCGGCCCGTCGTGCCCCCTGTAG
- a CDS encoding NDP-hexose 2,3-dehydratase family protein: protein MPQLKGTGPESDTDAVLAARLAVSATATGGEAMSDVEFFDWLDERRRRHSQEVRHTTFAELSGWHFAADTGDLEHRSGRFFAVRGIRVRTDFGPVPEWSQPIIRQPEIGILGVAVREINGVLHCLMQAKTEPGNVNGVQLSPTVQATKSNYTRVHGGSPVPYLDCFREPRARGHRVLADVLQSEQGSWFFCKRNRNMIVEVGPEVEAGEDFCWLTLRQVNALLHYENLVNMDARTVLSCLPDWHHGTVPARALHSDVAVRSWITTQQSERDVSAELLPLREIEGRGWYRTEDRISHERGLFFSIVPVHVVSNRREVASWSQPLLEPHGTGVAAMLVRRIDGVPHCLVHARVEPGYLDVVELGPTVQCTPENYAHLPPAGRPRFLDLVEAARPHRILFDTVLSEEGGRFRHAQNRYLIVEVDDDVPVEVPEDYQWLTLHQLGELLKYSHYLNVQARTLVAALRTVTGTTGGLLATGVTPPRRGDGRADHR from the coding sequence ATGCCCCAGCTCAAAGGGACCGGTCCCGAGTCCGACACCGATGCGGTCCTGGCCGCGCGGCTGGCCGTCTCCGCGACGGCCACGGGCGGTGAAGCGATGTCCGACGTCGAGTTCTTCGACTGGCTGGACGAACGCCGCCGCAGGCACAGCCAGGAGGTAAGGCACACCACCTTCGCCGAACTGTCCGGCTGGCACTTCGCCGCGGACACCGGCGACCTGGAACACCGCAGCGGGCGTTTCTTCGCGGTGCGCGGGATCCGGGTGCGCACGGACTTCGGGCCGGTCCCGGAGTGGAGCCAGCCGATCATCCGGCAGCCGGAGATAGGCATCCTGGGCGTGGCGGTCCGGGAGATCAACGGTGTGCTGCACTGCCTGATGCAGGCGAAGACCGAGCCGGGCAACGTCAACGGGGTGCAGTTGTCGCCGACCGTGCAGGCCACCAAGAGCAACTACACCAGGGTGCACGGTGGTTCCCCGGTGCCCTACCTGGACTGCTTCCGCGAGCCGCGGGCGCGGGGCCACCGGGTGCTCGCCGACGTCCTTCAGTCGGAGCAGGGATCCTGGTTCTTCTGCAAACGGAACCGCAACATGATCGTCGAGGTGGGTCCCGAGGTGGAAGCGGGCGAGGACTTCTGCTGGTTGACCCTGCGCCAGGTCAATGCGCTGCTGCACTACGAGAACCTGGTCAACATGGATGCCCGGACGGTGCTGTCCTGTCTGCCCGACTGGCACCACGGCACGGTTCCGGCCCGCGCCCTCCACTCGGACGTGGCGGTCCGCAGCTGGATCACCACGCAGCAGAGCGAGCGGGACGTCAGCGCGGAACTGCTGCCGCTGCGCGAGATCGAGGGGCGCGGCTGGTACCGCACCGAGGACCGCATCTCCCATGAGCGCGGCCTGTTTTTCAGCATCGTGCCCGTGCACGTCGTGTCCAACCGGCGTGAGGTGGCGTCCTGGTCGCAACCGCTGCTCGAGCCGCACGGCACCGGGGTGGCGGCGATGCTGGTTCGCCGGATCGACGGTGTACCGCACTGCCTGGTGCATGCCCGCGTCGAACCGGGATATCTGGATGTCGTCGAACTCGGCCCCACCGTCCAGTGCACGCCCGAGAACTATGCCCATCTGCCCCCGGCCGGCCGCCCCCGCTTCCTCGACCTGGTGGAGGCGGCCCGCCCGCACCGCATCCTGTTCGACACGGTGCTGTCCGAGGAGGGGGGCCGGTTCCGCCACGCACAGAACCGGTACCTGATAGTCGAGGTGGACGACGACGTCCCCGTCGAGGTACCGGAGGACTACCAGTGGCTGACGTTGCATCAGCTCGGTGAACTGCTGAAGTACAGCCACTACCTCAACGTCCAGGCGCGGACCCTGGTCGCCGCCCTGCGCACCGTCACGGGCACCACGGGCGGGCTTCTGGCGACCGGGGTCACTCCGCCGCGCAGGGGAGACGGTCGTGCGGATCATCGGTGA
- a CDS encoding metallophosphoesterase — MSRVTGGRLFAVSDLHVAYEHNRTVVRDLYPPDPSDWLVVAGDVGELTADVEWVLGLLSQRFATVVWAPGNHELWTHPDDPVTLRGDARYRSLVELCRSLGVLTPEDPYAHWAGPDGPVVIAPLFLLYDYSFLPPGATGVADALARAEKAGVVATDEYFLHSDPYPDRAAWCRARLAYTRERLEACPPDLPTVLVNHYPLVREPTLILRYPEFALWCGTTATHDWHRRYRAATVIYGHLHIPRTTWHDGVPHREVSLGYPREWQARGMPDPLLREILPRRGAR; from the coding sequence GTGAGCCGTGTCACGGGTGGCAGGCTCTTCGCGGTCAGTGATCTGCACGTCGCCTACGAGCACAACCGCACCGTGGTGCGGGACCTGTACCCGCCCGATCCCTCCGACTGGCTCGTCGTGGCTGGTGACGTCGGGGAGTTGACAGCGGATGTCGAGTGGGTGCTGGGGCTGCTCTCCCAGCGCTTCGCGACGGTGGTGTGGGCGCCGGGCAACCACGAGCTGTGGACGCATCCCGACGACCCCGTGACCCTGCGCGGCGATGCCCGCTATCGCAGCCTGGTCGAACTGTGCCGGTCGCTGGGAGTGCTGACCCCGGAAGACCCGTATGCGCACTGGGCCGGGCCGGACGGGCCGGTGGTGATCGCACCGCTGTTCCTGCTGTACGACTACTCCTTCCTGCCGCCGGGTGCCACCGGGGTCGCCGACGCGCTCGCCCGGGCGGAGAAGGCCGGGGTGGTGGCCACCGACGAGTACTTCCTGCACAGCGACCCCTACCCCGACCGCGCGGCCTGGTGCCGGGCGCGGCTGGCCTACACCCGCGAGCGCCTGGAGGCCTGCCCACCGGACCTGCCGACCGTGCTGGTGAACCACTACCCGCTGGTCCGCGAGCCCACCCTCATCCTGCGGTACCCGGAGTTCGCGCTGTGGTGCGGAACCACCGCCACACACGACTGGCACCGGCGCTACCGGGCGGCCACCGTCATCTACGGCCATCTGCACATCCCCCGCACCACCTGGCACGACGGGGTGCCGCACCGCGAGGTGTCGCTGGGCTACCCGCGCGAGTGGCAGGCCCGAGGGATGCCCGATCCGCTGCTGCGCGAGATCCTTCCCCGGCGAGGTGCCCGATGA
- a CDS encoding acyl-CoA carboxylase epsilon subunit has protein sequence MSTSDDALLVQVARGEASQEEIAALTAVLLARAAARGHAPEPAGGPRTTARWRRPERWPSYVSPLSWRVL, from the coding sequence GTGAGCACATCCGACGACGCGCTCCTGGTGCAGGTCGCACGGGGTGAGGCCAGCCAGGAGGAGATCGCGGCGCTGACCGCGGTCCTCCTGGCCCGTGCCGCTGCTCGCGGCCACGCGCCGGAGCCGGCAGGCGGCCCCCGCACCACCGCCCGCTGGCGCCGTCCGGAACGCTGGCCCTCCTACGTGTCGCCGCTCAGCTGGAGGGTGCTGTAG
- a CDS encoding ABC transporter permease gives MSSPTAILRSEWAKLTTVRSTGWTLFAAFAVTVAFGTLVSALSNARYADLSQQQKLTFDAAGTSFTGGVLGQLAMIAFGVMVIGAEYGSGMIRNSLAAVPRRGVFYFSKLAVAAGAALVVGIVTSFVTFFAGQAALGSHSTTIGAHNVLRATLGAGLYMTLMAVFSMGVATMLRSSMLSMGILMPFFFLITQILASVPGAKKVAHYLPDQAGEAMARVVRNSDVPYGPGGGLVIMLLWVSAALLGGYLVLRNKDA, from the coding sequence ATGTCCTCACCCACCGCGATCCTCCGTTCGGAGTGGGCCAAGCTCACCACGGTCCGCTCCACGGGGTGGACCCTGTTCGCCGCCTTCGCCGTCACCGTGGCCTTCGGCACGCTGGTGAGCGCCCTGTCCAATGCCCGCTACGCCGACCTGTCGCAGCAGCAGAAGCTCACCTTCGACGCGGCCGGCACCAGTTTCACCGGCGGCGTCCTCGGCCAGCTGGCGATGATCGCGTTCGGGGTCATGGTGATCGGCGCCGAGTACGGCAGTGGCATGATCCGGAACTCGCTGGCGGCGGTACCCCGGCGCGGCGTCTTCTACTTCAGCAAACTTGCGGTGGCGGCCGGTGCCGCTCTCGTGGTCGGCATCGTCACCAGCTTCGTGACCTTCTTCGCCGGGCAGGCCGCACTTGGTTCGCACAGCACCACGATCGGCGCCCACAACGTGCTGCGTGCGACGCTGGGCGCCGGGCTCTACATGACTCTCATGGCCGTGTTCTCCATGGGCGTGGCCACCATGTTGCGAAGCTCCATGCTGTCCATGGGCATTCTCATGCCCTTCTTCTTCCTGATCACGCAGATACTGGCCTCCGTACCCGGAGCCAAGAAGGTCGCGCACTACCTTCCCGACCAGGCCGGTGAGGCGATGGCGCGGGTGGTGCGGAACTCCGATGTGCCGTACGGGCCGGGCGGCGGCCTCGTCATCATGCTGCTGTGGGTGAGCGCGGCGCTGCTCGGCGGGTATCTGGTGCTGCGCAACAAAGACGCCTGA
- a CDS encoding NAD-dependent epimerase/dehydratase family protein → MRIIGDGFLGRNLAAAFGDRFPDVTAIASGVSSTSTAAIAEYDREAQVVYDVLEDCRREGRLLLFFSTASFSMYGFPEGEAAEADPVRPANAYGRHKLALETVVRSSGTEHLILRLSHVVGRHQRAHQLLPTLVRHIAGGEVTVHQGAHRDLLDVRDLLQAVARLLEAGVTKEVVNVASGIPQPVESVVTAIEQRLGVTARRVHRPGSPAITRVSVRHLRRLVPDFRGATADCDYLGTLLDAYLPYYTALLSQDLTALPSR, encoded by the coding sequence GTGCGGATCATCGGTGACGGCTTCCTCGGCCGCAATCTCGCCGCCGCCTTCGGCGATCGCTTCCCCGACGTGACCGCGATCGCCTCCGGGGTCTCCAGTACGTCCACCGCGGCCATCGCCGAGTACGACCGCGAGGCGCAGGTCGTCTACGACGTGCTGGAAGACTGCCGGCGGGAGGGGCGGCTGCTGCTGTTCTTCTCCACTGCCTCCTTCTCCATGTACGGCTTCCCGGAGGGGGAAGCGGCCGAGGCGGATCCGGTACGGCCGGCCAACGCGTACGGGCGGCACAAACTGGCCCTGGAGACCGTGGTGCGCTCGTCGGGCACCGAGCACCTGATCCTCCGGCTGAGCCATGTGGTGGGCCGCCATCAACGGGCGCACCAGTTGCTGCCCACCCTCGTCCGGCACATCGCGGGCGGCGAGGTGACGGTGCATCAAGGTGCGCACCGCGACCTGCTCGACGTGCGTGACCTGCTGCAGGCGGTCGCGCGGCTCCTGGAGGCCGGCGTCACCAAAGAGGTGGTGAACGTGGCCTCCGGCATCCCGCAGCCGGTGGAGTCGGTCGTGACGGCCATCGAGCAGCGCCTGGGTGTCACCGCCCGCCGCGTGCACCGTCCGGGCTCCCCCGCCATCACTCGGGTGTCCGTACGGCATCTGCGCCGGCTGGTGCCGGACTTCCGTGGCGCCACCGCGGACTGCGACTACCTGGGAACGTTGCTGGACGCCTACCTGCCCTACTACACCGCACTGCTGTCACAGGACTTGACGGCACTGCCCAGCCGGTGA
- a CDS encoding ketoacyl-ACP synthase III family protein: MKTDGVYVDTVGTYIPDRWVSVEQAVAEGLYDEYSVQYGTGLTAAYIADDLPALDMAVSAARQAFRRSGNDVEDLDFHVHCTAVQHGPEGFYAPGYVLRELGASGVPSTDVRQHSNGLLAGIEVAVGQLTGAAGAETALVTTAENFTSPLIDRWTGFGTGFTASDGGAAVLLSAEGGFAALRAVNSGTLPELEQWHRGEETLLPFRGEQRKASGTMELLAYFNQHVVPLDKCMEMIRDFELDIVHRSLVDAGLNASDLRWVVAANSDSRMIDQMKMQPLGLPMSRSTWDFGKEYGHMGACDMAVSLNHLLLNGMLAPGDHILMTTSASGWVSSSAVLTILELPAWAQEPPVS; the protein is encoded by the coding sequence ATGAAGACAGACGGCGTCTACGTCGACACGGTCGGGACGTACATCCCGGACCGCTGGGTGAGCGTGGAACAGGCCGTGGCGGAAGGACTCTACGACGAGTACTCCGTCCAGTACGGCACCGGGCTCACCGCCGCGTACATCGCGGACGACCTGCCCGCGCTGGACATGGCCGTGTCCGCCGCCCGGCAGGCGTTCCGCCGGTCCGGCAACGACGTGGAGGACCTCGACTTCCATGTCCACTGCACCGCTGTGCAGCACGGTCCCGAGGGGTTCTACGCGCCCGGCTACGTGCTGCGCGAGCTGGGCGCGAGCGGGGTGCCCAGTACGGACGTGCGCCAGCACTCCAACGGCCTGCTGGCCGGCATCGAGGTCGCCGTCGGGCAGCTGACGGGCGCCGCCGGGGCCGAGACCGCGCTGGTGACGACCGCGGAGAACTTCACCAGTCCGCTGATCGACCGGTGGACGGGCTTCGGCACCGGATTCACCGCCAGCGACGGCGGCGCCGCCGTCCTGCTCAGCGCAGAGGGCGGGTTCGCGGCGCTGCGCGCGGTGAACTCCGGGACGCTGCCCGAACTGGAGCAGTGGCACCGGGGCGAGGAGACGTTGCTGCCGTTCCGCGGCGAACAGCGCAAGGCGTCCGGCACGATGGAATTGCTCGCCTACTTCAACCAGCACGTGGTGCCGCTCGACAAGTGCATGGAGATGATCCGTGACTTCGAGCTGGACATCGTGCACCGGTCGCTGGTGGACGCGGGGCTGAACGCGTCCGACCTGCGGTGGGTGGTGGCCGCCAACAGCGACTCCCGCATGATCGACCAGATGAAGATGCAGCCGCTGGGGCTGCCGATGTCCCGCTCCACCTGGGACTTCGGCAAGGAGTACGGCCACATGGGCGCATGCGACATGGCGGTCTCCCTCAACCACCTGCTCCTCAACGGCATGCTGGCCCCGGGCGACCACATCCTGATGACGACGTCGGCGTCCGGCTGGGTGTCCAGCTCGGCGGTCCTGACGATTCTGGAGCTACCGGCCTGGGCTCAGGAGCCCCCGGTCTCCTGA
- a CDS encoding FkbM family methyltransferase — protein sequence MTVIRSVQVADGFSVFVPQSEGALFSEVDFIYNEIFVERTYLRHGIQLSDSSRIVDAGANVGLFSLFVKQEFPGAKILAFEPIPAIHEALLENLDSHGAKDVEVVRSALGRRHEDQVRFTFYPALPGNSTRYPEQKKVGQELTVEQIGQEAVDRIMAGIEVESEVNRLSDALRQWAPEGPVDLLKIDVEGAELEVMEGLDAADWQRVRQAVVEVQDLDGRLDAVRGILDAQGFSVTVEHAANLPEVFRYSMVYARREH from the coding sequence ATGACCGTCATCAGGTCGGTTCAGGTCGCCGACGGCTTTTCCGTCTTCGTGCCGCAGTCGGAGGGCGCGCTCTTCTCCGAAGTCGACTTCATCTACAACGAGATATTCGTCGAACGCACCTATCTCCGGCACGGCATCCAGCTCTCCGACTCCTCACGGATCGTGGACGCCGGCGCGAACGTGGGTCTGTTCTCCCTCTTCGTCAAGCAGGAGTTCCCCGGCGCGAAGATCCTGGCCTTCGAGCCGATCCCCGCGATCCACGAGGCGCTGCTGGAGAACCTGGACAGCCACGGCGCCAAGGACGTGGAGGTGGTGCGCTCCGCGCTGGGTCGCCGTCATGAGGACCAGGTCCGCTTCACGTTCTACCCCGCCCTGCCCGGCAACTCGACCCGGTACCCGGAGCAGAAGAAGGTCGGGCAGGAACTGACGGTGGAGCAGATCGGCCAGGAGGCGGTGGACCGCATCATGGCCGGGATCGAGGTGGAGTCGGAGGTCAACCGGCTCTCCGACGCGCTGCGCCAATGGGCGCCGGAGGGTCCGGTCGATCTGCTGAAGATCGACGTGGAGGGCGCTGAACTGGAGGTGATGGAGGGCCTGGACGCGGCGGACTGGCAGCGGGTGCGCCAGGCCGTCGTCGAGGTGCAGGACCTCGACGGCCGCCTCGACGCGGTGCGGGGCATCCTCGACGCCCAGGGCTTCTCCGTGACGGTGGAGCACGCGGCGAACCTGCCGGAGGTCTTCCGCTACTCGATGGTGTACGCCCGGCGCGAGCACTGA
- a CDS encoding ABC transporter ATP-binding protein, producing the protein MIELTEVTKRYGEKVVVDNLTFTVRPGCVTGFLGPNGAGKSTTMRMMLGLDRPTSGGVLIDGKPYARLREPLRHVGALLDAKAMHGGRSAYQNLRCLALSNGIPLSRVDEVLEDVGLSSVAKKRPKGFSLGMGQRLGIAAALLGEPEIVMLDEPVNGLDPEGIHWIRTLMKRLAQEGRTVFVSSHLMSEMALTADRLVVIGRGRLLADTDMQDFIDRNSRSCVRIRTPEPEKLRDVLAAAGITAAESASGVFEVTDVPAELLGELVLEHRILLHELSPQHASLEDAFIALTSEAAEYRTGPAVAASNGDRTTLQTTGTES; encoded by the coding sequence ATGATCGAGCTTACGGAAGTGACCAAGCGGTATGGCGAGAAGGTGGTGGTCGACAACCTCACCTTCACGGTCCGCCCTGGCTGTGTCACCGGATTCCTCGGCCCCAACGGAGCGGGCAAGTCCACCACGATGCGGATGATGCTCGGTCTGGACCGGCCCACCTCGGGCGGCGTCCTCATCGACGGCAAACCGTACGCACGGCTGCGGGAACCGCTGCGCCACGTCGGGGCGTTGCTGGACGCCAAGGCGATGCACGGGGGACGCAGCGCCTACCAGAACCTCAGGTGTCTGGCGCTCAGCAACGGCATACCGCTGTCGCGGGTCGACGAGGTGCTTGAGGATGTAGGACTGAGTTCAGTCGCCAAGAAGCGGCCCAAGGGCTTCTCCCTGGGCATGGGACAGCGCCTCGGCATCGCCGCCGCACTGCTCGGCGAACCCGAGATCGTCATGCTGGACGAGCCGGTCAACGGCCTCGATCCGGAAGGCATCCACTGGATCCGCACCCTCATGAAGCGGCTGGCCCAGGAGGGCCGTACGGTGTTCGTCTCCAGCCATCTGATGAGCGAGATGGCGCTGACCGCCGACCGCCTGGTGGTCATAGGCCGCGGCAGACTCCTCGCCGACACCGACATGCAGGACTTCATCGACCGCAACTCCCGTTCATGCGTGCGGATCCGCACCCCCGAGCCGGAGAAGCTGCGGGACGTGCTCGCCGCGGCCGGCATCACCGCCGCCGAGAGCGCCTCCGGTGTGTTCGAGGTGACCGACGTCCCGGCGGAACTGCTGGGCGAGCTGGTGCTGGAGCACCGCATCCTGCTGCACGAGCTGAGCCCTCAGCACGCGTCCCTGGAAGACGCGTTCATCGCGCTCACCAGCGAAGCGGCCGAGTACCGCACTGGTCCGGCCGTCGCCGCGTCGAACGGCGACCGGACCACACTGCAGACCACCGGAACGGAGTCCTGA